From Thalassoglobus sp. JC818, one genomic window encodes:
- a CDS encoding leucine-rich repeat domain-containing protein, with protein MKTYLLTALLLGFLTNFPQAALAEEVSISDPNLERVVRELLKKKQIEKEKIDSADLKSIYILDARGEEIESLQGLEFCTNLSELKLSNNRISDLAPLADLINLQSLSLTGNQIKSVKPLATLIKLQYIEIEDNQVESLEGLEPLTNLRAFYAEGNQISDLSPLASAEKLVSLNLNDNKVQDLSPIKGLNRISTLGLTNNQVSDFSPISDWKNLHLTMIEGNPIENLSVFVRMARKDVNGERRFAPYWNLYLDVDPLPDQAKKQVERLKKLGVRIKTSS; from the coding sequence ATGAAGACTTACCTCCTGACTGCGCTCCTCCTCGGTTTTCTCACCAACTTTCCCCAGGCTGCCCTCGCCGAAGAAGTTTCAATCAGCGATCCCAACCTGGAACGGGTTGTTCGTGAATTGCTTAAGAAGAAGCAGATTGAAAAGGAAAAAATCGACAGCGCCGATCTGAAGTCGATCTACATTTTGGATGCTCGCGGCGAAGAAATCGAGTCGCTTCAAGGCCTCGAATTCTGCACCAACCTGTCCGAACTGAAGCTTTCCAACAATCGAATCTCTGACCTGGCTCCGCTCGCTGACCTGATCAATCTTCAGTCACTTTCGCTCACCGGAAATCAGATCAAAAGCGTCAAACCCCTCGCTACACTCATCAAGTTGCAGTACATCGAAATCGAAGACAATCAGGTCGAATCGCTTGAAGGTCTCGAACCGCTGACAAACCTGCGGGCGTTTTATGCCGAGGGAAATCAAATCTCAGATCTGTCACCACTGGCCTCTGCTGAGAAACTTGTCTCTCTGAATCTGAATGACAATAAAGTTCAGGACCTCAGCCCTATCAAGGGTTTGAACCGAATTTCAACACTCGGATTGACCAACAATCAGGTTTCAGACTTCTCGCCGATTTCCGATTGGAAGAACCTGCATCTAACGATGATCGAAGGCAATCCGATCGAGAATCTATCCGTTTTTGTGAGGATGGCACGCAAGGACGTCAACGGCGAACGTCGATTCGCTCCGTACTGGAACCTTTACCTCGACGTCGATCCCCTTCCCGATCAAGCAAAGAAGCAAGTTGAGAGGCTGAAGAAATTGGGAGTGCGGATCAAGACCTCGTCCTGA
- a CDS encoding endonuclease V: MQDCKFVKITGKTALVTFTQRLPPLPDLRKAVLQLVQQVPLGQTTTYGDLSRALGDQQARSARWIGEFLKDHTHNDECSCHRVVRANGEIGHYVTGKTDEKRHRLQREGVEVSDAGVVETDSRYREFESESPLRELQKLQHGFAESARRSMSAERSTTIPADAIVAGVDVAYPEPNVGVGAYVEVDPLDQSVRFQLTIRVPVSFPYLPGYLTFRELPVLLPLLDEVSKSRPLPKIIFVDGNGILHPLSAGIATALGAMTGLPTIGVAKSLLCGSFQRGEMQRGETRPVHVADETRGFAFQSTDRSSPIFVSPGYGISCDDAIAWTRRLMGKTRLPVPTHLADRLTRNPKLADQTLRQTGATS, from the coding sequence GTGCAAGACTGTAAGTTTGTGAAGATTACCGGGAAGACTGCTCTCGTGACGTTCACTCAGCGACTTCCTCCTCTTCCGGACTTGCGGAAAGCCGTTTTGCAACTCGTCCAACAAGTCCCGCTTGGTCAAACGACGACCTATGGTGATCTCTCACGGGCATTGGGTGACCAGCAAGCGCGAAGTGCTCGTTGGATAGGCGAGTTCTTGAAGGATCATACGCACAACGACGAATGTTCTTGCCATCGAGTCGTTCGCGCGAATGGAGAAATCGGCCACTATGTGACCGGAAAGACTGACGAAAAGAGGCATCGCCTTCAAAGAGAAGGAGTCGAAGTTTCGGACGCGGGAGTGGTTGAGACAGACTCTCGCTACCGGGAGTTTGAGTCGGAATCACCGCTGCGAGAACTCCAGAAACTCCAACACGGATTTGCAGAGTCAGCGCGGCGATCGATGTCAGCAGAACGGTCGACGACGATTCCTGCGGACGCGATTGTCGCTGGCGTTGATGTTGCTTACCCCGAACCGAATGTGGGAGTCGGTGCTTACGTGGAAGTCGATCCGCTGGATCAGTCTGTTCGATTTCAATTGACAATCCGAGTCCCGGTTTCATTTCCGTATCTGCCGGGCTACCTCACATTCCGAGAGTTGCCAGTTCTGTTGCCGCTCCTGGATGAGGTGAGCAAGAGTCGTCCGCTCCCGAAAATCATCTTCGTTGACGGCAACGGAATTCTGCATCCCCTCTCTGCAGGCATCGCCACGGCTCTTGGTGCAATGACGGGTCTTCCAACGATTGGTGTCGCGAAGAGTTTGCTTTGCGGCAGCTTTCAACGTGGAGAGATGCAACGCGGAGAAACTCGGCCAGTACACGTGGCAGATGAGACTCGCGGGTTCGCGTTCCAGTCAACCGATCGCAGCAGTCCGATCTTCGTCTCGCCGGGCTATGGAATCAGCTGTGACGACGCCATTGCCTGGACGCGTCGACTGATGGGGAAAACACGACTTCCCGTGCCGACTCACCTCGCCGATCGACTGACTCGAAATCCGAAACTCGCTGACCAGACTCTTCGTCAGACTGGAGCAACATCATGA
- a CDS encoding YraN family protein, with product MKRGWLNRLFGDHGERIAARFLKRNGYRILRRQARGPFGEIDLIAKHQDTIVFVEVKTRKSTNRGHPSEAVTDQKQRQISRAALAWLKKNNLLNHRCRFDVIAILHTPGQEPEIKHIVHAFESTERS from the coding sequence ATGAAGAGAGGTTGGCTCAATCGTTTGTTCGGAGATCACGGAGAAAGAATCGCTGCACGATTTTTGAAGCGAAATGGCTACCGCATTCTGCGACGACAGGCACGCGGGCCGTTCGGGGAAATCGACCTGATCGCCAAGCACCAGGACACGATCGTCTTTGTCGAAGTGAAAACACGCAAATCGACGAATCGCGGCCATCCCAGCGAAGCAGTCACGGACCAGAAACAGCGTCAGATTTCGCGAGCAGCCCTGGCATGGTTAAAGAAAAACAACCTGCTCAATCACCGTTGTCGATTTGATGTCATCGCGATTCTGCACACACCGGGTCAGGAACCCGAAATTAAACACATCGTTCACGCATTCGAAAGTACCGAACGATCGTAG
- a CDS encoding Gfo/Idh/MocA family oxidoreductase — translation MPVLTPEQEQIGKDNFSGAVHAMNSANVNRREMIKAAAAGGLGLGAAFAGYRELKGEPVRVGFIGTGDEGNILLSEHPPEYMDVVAIADLRPSNRERAMIGDGNEHRVGLINKLGADKAGKIQVFDSHKAMLDKAKDLKLEAVVIATPLMTHAPIALDCMSAGLHVLTEKLMARTIPQCKEMIRTARDNNLLLAVGHQRHYSVLYDNANNLVQNGLLGDLKHIRAQWHRNNSFPAGDSWRKGTPGADRGLKADNLKGFGFEDVNQLVNWRLYNKTGGGLMAELGSHQMDACSIFLGKVHPVAVSGFGGKNFYGIPGVGPKDKWDDDREIDDQIFVTFEFPGAQYAENDRDKCIVTYSSINTNKFEPYGEIVYGTRGTLFMKTEKEAMLWKEDGRGSVGGGPDQRLWVISGSAAGGGPVMEAYETTSGPKVETGGTDWASNVSRGYTEEMEHFCYAIRNQGPDYWPGGQPISPKEGGLRCNGIVAMADAIMALTANIAMDKQQRIEFNADWFDPDSDACPEEAFGVEI, via the coding sequence ATGCCAGTGCTGACCCCCGAACAGGAACAGATCGGTAAGGATAATTTTTCCGGAGCTGTCCATGCGATGAACTCGGCGAACGTGAATCGTCGTGAAATGATCAAAGCAGCCGCAGCTGGTGGGCTTGGCTTGGGAGCTGCCTTTGCCGGCTATCGTGAACTGAAGGGCGAACCGGTTCGTGTCGGCTTCATCGGAACAGGCGATGAAGGCAACATTCTGCTGTCCGAACACCCGCCGGAATACATGGATGTCGTCGCGATTGCGGATTTGCGTCCGTCGAACCGCGAACGAGCGATGATTGGCGACGGCAACGAGCATCGTGTCGGCTTGATCAACAAACTCGGAGCGGACAAAGCTGGCAAGATTCAGGTGTTCGACAGCCACAAGGCAATGTTGGACAAAGCCAAAGATCTCAAACTCGAAGCAGTCGTCATTGCGACTCCACTGATGACTCATGCTCCGATTGCTCTCGACTGTATGAGTGCTGGCCTGCATGTTCTGACCGAAAAGTTGATGGCCCGCACCATTCCGCAGTGCAAGGAAATGATTCGCACAGCCCGCGATAACAATCTGCTCCTCGCAGTCGGACACCAGCGACACTACAGCGTTCTGTACGACAACGCCAACAACCTCGTCCAGAACGGACTCCTCGGCGATTTGAAGCACATTCGCGCTCAATGGCACCGAAACAACAGCTTCCCAGCTGGTGACTCGTGGCGAAAAGGAACTCCGGGAGCCGACCGCGGACTCAAGGCAGACAACCTGAAAGGCTTTGGATTCGAAGACGTCAACCAGCTCGTCAACTGGCGACTCTATAACAAAACCGGTGGCGGTCTGATGGCGGAACTTGGGTCGCATCAAATGGATGCCTGCAGCATCTTCCTCGGAAAAGTGCATCCGGTGGCAGTTTCTGGTTTCGGCGGAAAGAACTTCTACGGAATTCCTGGAGTCGGCCCGAAAGACAAATGGGACGATGACCGCGAGATCGACGATCAGATCTTCGTCACGTTCGAGTTCCCGGGAGCCCAGTACGCAGAAAACGATCGCGACAAGTGCATCGTGACGTACTCCTCAATCAACACGAACAAGTTCGAACCTTACGGTGAAATCGTTTACGGTACTCGTGGAACTCTCTTCATGAAGACCGAAAAAGAAGCGATGCTCTGGAAAGAAGACGGTCGCGGAAGCGTTGGTGGCGGTCCTGATCAGCGACTCTGGGTCATCAGTGGTTCAGCAGCTGGTGGTGGTCCTGTCATGGAAGCTTACGAAACGACTTCCGGACCGAAAGTCGAAACCGGTGGAACGGACTGGGCGTCTAACGTCAGTCGCGGGTACACCGAAGAGATGGAGCACTTCTGCTACGCGATCCGCAACCAGGGACCAGATTACTGGCCAGGCGGACAGCCGATCAGCCCGAAAGAAGGCGGACTTCGCTGTAACGGAATCGTGGCGATGGCCGACGCGATTATGGCACTGACTGCCAACATCGCGATGGACAAACAGCAGCGAATCGAATTCAACGCTGACTGGTTCGATCCAGATAGCGACGCCTGCCCGGAAGAAGCCTTCGGAGTGGAAATCTAA